The proteins below are encoded in one region of Pseudomonas putida S13.1.2:
- a CDS encoding Ig-like domain-containing protein yields MKTPAVIHPTGHAWMLSSVTALMVSLGLITAMASPMDDNSQPSPTDPSAYTDQPADPTPALLNLNTLPEANQGSLELINGAYGDRNTVRIDNVLPPALQTSDRYPTNGKPSPLFGAQPFTQQLLLFEEFGPEKLDPTTPAPELTFPVPTLGAAPAQDPNVVARSGPSGTALEAFLKQPGLYPFPAQYANVLDRNPWKAQIEMFLNRQPVGSPAEGRPPGKAWSHQRWNEFYPQAAFKTAQAGARINLGLRDRKQLHNYAVGEFAPGGLYYQTSDIPTTLGTTKGIDTRFHPNMPLQNHKSLWTFDGTFPAKLLMVRYGQPILMRHYNALPIDPSANGGFGLHTISTHEHNGHSPAESDGFANAYFFPGQYYDYRWPVQLAGYDTINTRAQDPRAAFPCSPGETLFVNDATPGLKTCQNGSIKIRGDWRETMSTHWFHDHMMDFTAQNVYKGNAVMMNYYSALDRGNEALQDGVNLRFPSGSGMPWGNRDYDVNLVIADKAWDANGQLWFNPFNTDGFLGDQILVNWQYQPKLKVRARSYRFRILNGSVSRYFKFAVVREIAGTSGEFKGPSGSNLSYARVPFHMIANDGNIMEHAVPFDGTLDLNGDGNLQDNNGILPLQAIAERYDIIINFAKNGIKAGDKLYFVNLQEHRTGKGPEAAISLADVLSGKYKAVIKQTSKGPQWDNGDPAVGKFLQLLVQPYTGQDLSMDPVAYEPAKPGKAAGLKMLPLPIDRNSAADLAKIKDARHREFIFGRSDGTDTTPWTIKTDGSFGYSMDPRRISAAPQLANQSTDGGFSGDGTLEVWKIVNGGNGWSHPVHVHFEEGVILSRDGKAPPEWEKWARKDVYRIGPEADSSEEVEMAIRFREFAGTYMEHCHNTQHEDSSMLLRWDIEHPGQFQVMPTPLPGWDGVQYMASVGLPTFRTKGHDDNDDPANKPPVAANDSAATTAGKAITLNVLANDTDPDGNVPLTVTGLSQPDSGLGSVSTDGTTVTYTPPATVATPFAASFNYTARDAKGAESLTPATVSIAVTAAAAVDQIQVTSATVQVRSGNRFTWDVQGTTTVATGNSISVTAATTGGPVSLGNATLTAATTGARWRVSVTTTGFGPATPATVTVKSTLGQTVTAPVRYQ; encoded by the coding sequence ATGAAAACACCTGCCGTGATCCACCCTACAGGGCACGCATGGATGCTGTCTTCCGTCACTGCGCTAATGGTCAGCCTCGGACTGATCACGGCCATGGCCTCACCCATGGACGACAACAGCCAACCGTCGCCGACCGACCCATCGGCCTACACCGATCAGCCTGCCGACCCGACCCCGGCCTTGCTCAACCTCAACACCTTGCCAGAAGCCAACCAGGGCTCGCTTGAACTGATCAATGGCGCATACGGCGACCGCAATACGGTGCGTATAGACAACGTGCTGCCGCCCGCCCTGCAAACCTCGGACAGGTACCCCACCAACGGCAAGCCCAGCCCGTTGTTCGGTGCGCAGCCCTTCACCCAGCAATTGCTGCTGTTCGAAGAATTCGGGCCAGAAAAGCTGGACCCGACCACGCCGGCGCCCGAGCTGACCTTCCCCGTACCCACGCTCGGCGCGGCCCCCGCCCAAGACCCCAACGTAGTCGCGCGCAGCGGGCCAAGTGGCACGGCACTTGAGGCGTTTCTCAAGCAACCCGGCCTTTACCCGTTCCCGGCCCAGTACGCCAATGTGCTGGACCGCAACCCCTGGAAGGCGCAGATCGAGATGTTCCTCAACCGCCAGCCGGTCGGCTCGCCTGCCGAAGGCCGGCCGCCAGGAAAAGCCTGGTCGCACCAGCGCTGGAACGAATTCTACCCACAGGCGGCGTTCAAGACCGCCCAGGCCGGTGCGCGCATCAACCTGGGCCTGCGTGACCGCAAACAGCTGCACAACTATGCGGTTGGCGAGTTCGCACCCGGCGGCCTTTACTACCAGACCTCCGACATCCCGACCACGCTGGGCACCACCAAGGGCATCGACACGCGGTTTCACCCGAACATGCCCTTGCAGAACCATAAATCACTGTGGACATTCGACGGCACCTTCCCGGCCAAGCTGCTGATGGTGCGCTATGGTCAGCCGATCCTGATGCGCCATTACAACGCCTTGCCTATCGACCCCTCTGCCAACGGCGGCTTTGGCCTGCACACCATCTCGACCCACGAGCATAATGGCCACTCCCCGGCTGAGAGCGATGGTTTTGCCAACGCTTACTTCTTCCCCGGCCAGTACTACGACTACAGGTGGCCGGTGCAACTGGCCGGCTACGACACCATCAACACCCGTGCCCAGGATCCGCGTGCGGCCTTCCCCTGCTCGCCGGGTGAAACCTTGTTCGTCAACGACGCCACGCCGGGCCTCAAAACCTGCCAGAACGGCAGTATCAAGATCCGCGGTGACTGGCGTGAAACCATGAGCACGCACTGGTTCCACGACCACATGATGGATTTCACGGCGCAGAACGTCTACAAGGGCAACGCCGTGATGATGAACTACTACAGTGCGCTGGACCGCGGTAACGAGGCCCTGCAGGATGGCGTAAACCTGCGTTTCCCCAGCGGCTCGGGCATGCCGTGGGGCAACCGTGACTACGACGTCAACCTGGTGATTGCCGACAAGGCCTGGGATGCCAACGGCCAGCTGTGGTTCAACCCGTTCAACACCGATGGCTTCCTCGGCGACCAGATTCTGGTCAACTGGCAGTATCAGCCCAAGCTCAAGGTACGTGCGCGCAGCTACCGCTTCCGTATCCTCAACGGCTCGGTATCGCGCTACTTCAAGTTTGCCGTGGTGCGGGAAATTGCCGGGACCAGCGGTGAGTTCAAAGGCCCGTCCGGTTCCAACCTGTCGTATGCGCGGGTGCCGTTCCACATGATTGCCAACGACGGCAACATCATGGAACACGCCGTGCCATTCGACGGCACCCTGGACCTCAACGGCGACGGCAACCTGCAGGACAACAATGGCATCCTGCCGCTGCAAGCCATCGCCGAGCGCTACGACATCATCATCAACTTTGCCAAGAACGGCATCAAGGCCGGCGACAAGTTGTACTTCGTCAACCTCCAGGAGCACCGCACCGGCAAGGGCCCGGAAGCTGCCATTTCACTGGCCGATGTGCTGTCGGGCAAATACAAGGCGGTGATCAAGCAGACCAGCAAAGGCCCGCAGTGGGACAACGGCGACCCAGCAGTCGGCAAGTTCCTGCAATTGCTGGTGCAGCCTTACACCGGCCAGGACCTGAGCATGGACCCGGTGGCCTACGAGCCAGCCAAGCCAGGCAAGGCCGCAGGCCTGAAAATGCTGCCGCTGCCCATTGACCGCAACTCCGCCGCCGACCTGGCCAAGATCAAGGATGCCCGCCACCGCGAATTCATCTTTGGCCGCTCCGACGGTACCGACACCACCCCGTGGACCATCAAGACCGATGGCAGCTTTGGCTACAGCATGGACCCACGACGCATCAGTGCGGCCCCGCAGCTGGCCAACCAGTCCACCGACGGTGGTTTCAGTGGCGACGGCACGCTGGAAGTGTGGAAAATCGTCAACGGCGGTAATGGCTGGAGCCATCCGGTGCACGTGCACTTCGAGGAAGGCGTGATTCTGAGCCGCGACGGCAAGGCACCACCTGAATGGGAAAAATGGGCGCGTAAAGACGTGTACCGCATCGGGCCGGAGGCCGATTCTTCGGAAGAGGTGGAAATGGCCATCCGCTTCCGCGAGTTCGCCGGTACCTACATGGAGCACTGCCACAACACCCAGCATGAGGACTCGTCGATGCTGCTGCGCTGGGACATTGAGCACCCGGGGCAGTTCCAGGTAATGCCGACCCCGCTGCCAGGGTGGGATGGCGTGCAATACATGGCTTCGGTGGGCCTGCCAACCTTCCGTACCAAAGGCCATGACGACAACGACGACCCGGCCAACAAGCCTCCCGTCGCAGCCAATGACAGTGCAGCAACGACTGCTGGCAAGGCAATTACGCTGAACGTGCTCGCCAACGACACCGACCCGGACGGCAACGTACCGCTAACCGTGACCGGCCTCAGCCAGCCGGACTCCGGCCTGGGTAGCGTCAGCACGGACGGCACCACGGTGACTTACACCCCACCTGCCACGGTCGCCACGCCGTTCGCTGCCAGCTTCAACTACACGGCGCGTGATGCCAAGGGTGCCGAGTCGCTGACCCCGGCCACGGTCAGCATCGCCGTAACCGCAGCGGCAGCGGTCGACCAGATCCAGGTCACCAGTGCCACGGTGCAGGTGCGCAGCGGCAACCGCTTCACCTGGGATGTGCAGGGGACGACCACGGTGGCCACCGGCAACAGCATCAGTGTGACTGCGGCAACTACCGGCGGCCCGGTAAGCCTGGGGAACGCCACGCTGACTGCCGCTACCACAGGTGCCCGCTGGCGGGTCTCGGTGACCACCACCGGCTTCGGCCCGGCCACGCCAGCCACGGTCACGGTGAAATCGACGCTGGGGCAGACGGTGACAGCGCCAGTCAGATATCAGTGA
- a CDS encoding site-specific integrase, whose product MQYLLIRFIVCSLPTDTRTMTDIERYLRAATRDNTRRSYQAAIEHFETHWGGFLPATAESIARYLADHADQHAVSTLRQRLAALSQWHVAQGFPDPTKAPLVRQLLRGIRTLHPTPPKQAAPLLLQHLQTAVTCFEEEARQAREHHDLAALRRARRDSALLLLGFWRGFRGDELARLRIEHIQAEAGVGITLFLPRSKGDREALGVQHRTPALKALCPVTAYLQWLEVAGIAHGPVFRKLDRWGNLGDSALNSNSLVGLLRRMLERAGVPAALYTGHSLRRGFATWATANGWELKSLMSYVGWKDAKSALRYIDSAQRFGELAVLPASQTPRLIP is encoded by the coding sequence ATGCAATATCTCTTGATTCGGTTTATCGTGTGCTCATTACCCACCGACACCCGCACCATGACCGATATCGAGCGCTACCTCCGCGCCGCCACCCGTGACAACACCCGGCGCAGCTACCAGGCTGCCATCGAGCACTTCGAAACCCACTGGGGCGGTTTTCTCCCGGCCACCGCCGAGAGCATTGCCCGCTACCTGGCCGACCACGCCGACCAGCATGCCGTCAGCACCCTGCGCCAGCGCCTGGCTGCGCTCAGCCAATGGCACGTCGCCCAAGGCTTCCCCGACCCGACCAAGGCGCCGCTGGTGCGCCAGTTGCTTCGCGGTATCCGCACCCTGCACCCGACGCCGCCCAAGCAGGCAGCCCCGCTGTTGTTGCAGCACCTGCAAACTGCGGTGACCTGTTTTGAAGAGGAAGCCCGGCAGGCACGTGAACATCACGACCTGGCCGCCCTGCGCCGGGCCCGGCGCGACAGTGCGCTACTGTTGCTGGGTTTCTGGCGTGGTTTTCGTGGTGATGAACTGGCGCGCCTGCGCATCGAGCATATCCAGGCCGAAGCCGGTGTCGGTATCACGTTGTTCCTGCCGCGCAGCAAGGGCGACCGTGAAGCCCTGGGCGTGCAACACCGCACCCCTGCTCTCAAGGCCTTGTGCCCGGTCACGGCCTACCTGCAATGGCTGGAGGTCGCCGGCATTGCCCATGGGCCGGTGTTCCGCAAGCTCGACCGCTGGGGCAACCTTGGGGACAGCGCGCTCAACAGCAACAGCCTGGTCGGCCTGCTGCGGCGCATGCTGGAGCGTGCCGGGGTACCGGCCGCGCTGTATACGGGCCACTCGTTACGGCGTGGCTTCGCCACCTGGGCAACCGCCAATGGCTGGGAACTGAAGTCGCTGATGAGCTATGTGGGTTGGAAAGACGCCAAGTCGGCCTTGCGCTATATCGACTCGGCGCAGCGTTTTGGCGAATTGGCCGTTTTACCGGCCAGCCAGACGCCACGGCTTATTCCTTGA
- a CDS encoding SCO family protein, translating to MPGSWRFLLVLAVFAASIPFWPLQPQQPVAEKTASPWGADYFPNIPLLTQDGEKVHFFDDLIKDKVVAINFIFTGCSDSCPVETARLRQVQKILGDRVGKDIFLYSISIDPYNDTPATLKHYAEKFGIGPGWTLLTGEPDDIEQLRRSLGLWIEGLENGRSKDHNLSLIIGNQATGRWMKASPFESPYILADRLGNSLHNWKQASAMSNDYAQAPEIRAPSSGEQIFRTRCSSCHTLGDHAPGQPGIGPDLLGVTRQRDANWLARWLKEPDRMLAEKDPLAMLLYEQYNRLAMPNMRLGDAEVSALISYIEEETARLQAPLADTGAP from the coding sequence ATGCCCGGCTCATGGCGTTTCCTGCTGGTACTCGCGGTATTTGCCGCCAGCATCCCGTTCTGGCCACTGCAGCCGCAACAACCGGTGGCCGAAAAAACCGCAAGCCCATGGGGCGCCGACTACTTTCCCAACATCCCCCTGCTCACCCAGGACGGCGAGAAGGTGCATTTCTTCGACGACCTGATCAAGGACAAGGTGGTCGCCATCAACTTCATCTTTACCGGCTGCTCCGACTCCTGCCCGGTGGAAACCGCGCGCTTGCGCCAGGTGCAGAAGATTCTGGGGGACCGGGTCGGCAAGGATATCTTCCTCTATTCCATCAGCATCGACCCCTATAACGACACCCCGGCCACCCTCAAGCACTACGCCGAAAAGTTTGGCATCGGCCCTGGCTGGACGCTGCTCACCGGCGAGCCCGACGACATCGAGCAATTGCGCCGTAGCCTGGGGCTGTGGATCGAAGGCCTGGAAAACGGCCGCTCCAAAGACCACAACCTGAGCCTGATCATCGGCAACCAGGCCACCGGCCGCTGGATGAAGGCCTCGCCCTTCGAAAGCCCATACATCCTCGCGGACCGGCTGGGCAACAGCCTGCACAACTGGAAGCAGGCCAGCGCCATGAGCAATGACTACGCCCAGGCCCCTGAGATACGCGCGCCCAGCAGTGGTGAGCAGATCTTCCGCACACGCTGCTCATCCTGCCACACCCTGGGCGATCACGCGCCAGGGCAGCCCGGCATCGGCCCGGACCTGCTGGGTGTGACCCGACAGCGTGACGCTAACTGGCTGGCCCGCTGGTTGAAAGAGCCCGACCGGATGCTGGCAGAGAAAGACCCGTTGGCCATGCTGCTGTACGAGCAGTACAACCGCCTGGCCATGCCCAACATGCGCCTGGGCGATGCCGAAGTCAGCGCACTGATCAGCTACATCGAGGAAGAAACCGCACGCCTTCAGGCGCCCCTGGCGGATACAGGAGCCCCTTAA
- a CDS encoding SMP-30/gluconolactonase/LRE family protein: MWGISQPPEELKPEWVTPGVLYLASALCHDTGYILRASNGQFTATRFNENSGVSYPRDLGRVQADDLAQVAERWNRIKECNYVPVKVANTRADLGESLVWDERSGALYFVDISGGRINCLTPDGEFHSLYASAARIGALALTDRGNLIFTEDASVAIFDVPARKVLQHSASVHPRSTYRFNDGACDPQGRFVTGLMDEALSGNTGALFRFDGQLNDQVIHDDMALPTGLAWSQDGHTVYFVDSAARAIYRAEYLAEGRLGAVTLFAETPAELGRPDGLALDREGGLWVCQYHGSCLLRYDRHGHLTDQVLMPVPCPTSCCFGGPGLNTLYISTARFDMSPEELHHYPDAGDLYAIRPETGGVARHSFKE; encoded by the coding sequence ATGTGGGGTATCAGCCAACCGCCAGAAGAGCTAAAGCCCGAGTGGGTGACGCCTGGCGTGCTGTACCTGGCCAGTGCGCTGTGCCATGACACCGGCTACATCTTGCGCGCCAGCAACGGCCAGTTCACCGCCACACGCTTCAACGAAAACAGCGGCGTCAGCTACCCCCGGGACCTGGGCCGTGTGCAGGCCGACGACCTGGCGCAGGTGGCAGAGCGCTGGAACCGCATCAAGGAATGCAACTACGTGCCAGTCAAAGTCGCCAACACGCGCGCGGACCTGGGTGAAAGCCTGGTCTGGGATGAGCGCAGCGGCGCGTTGTACTTCGTCGATATTTCTGGCGGGCGCATCAACTGCCTGACACCGGATGGCGAATTTCACAGCCTTTACGCGTCAGCCGCGCGCATTGGCGCCTTGGCGCTGACCGACCGGGGCAACCTGATTTTCACAGAAGATGCTAGCGTGGCCATCTTCGATGTGCCGGCGCGCAAGGTGCTTCAGCATTCTGCATCTGTCCACCCGCGTTCGACCTACCGCTTCAACGACGGAGCCTGCGACCCGCAAGGACGCTTCGTGACCGGGCTGATGGACGAAGCCTTGAGCGGCAATACCGGGGCGCTGTTCCGCTTCGACGGGCAGTTGAACGACCAGGTGATCCACGACGACATGGCCTTGCCCACCGGCCTCGCCTGGTCGCAGGATGGCCATACGGTGTACTTCGTCGATTCGGCGGCGCGCGCCATCTACCGTGCCGAATACCTCGCCGAAGGCCGGCTGGGCGCGGTAACGCTGTTTGCCGAAACCCCCGCTGAACTGGGGCGGCCGGATGGCCTGGCGCTGGACCGCGAAGGCGGGCTGTGGGTGTGCCAGTACCATGGCAGCTGTCTGTTGCGCTACGACCGCCACGGCCACCTGACCGACCAGGTCTTGATGCCGGTGCCGTGCCCCACCAGCTGCTGCTTTGGCGGGCCGGGCTTGAACACCTTGTACATCAGCACCGCGCGTTTCGACATGAGCCCCGAAGAACTGCACCATTACCCCGATGCTGGCGACCTGTATGCCATCCGGCCGGAAACTGGCGGCGTCGCCCGGCACAGCTTCAAGGAATAA
- a CDS encoding glycerate kinase, whose protein sequence is MKIVIAPDSFKDSLDAAGVARAIAAGLREAWPHAELVECPMADGGEGTMEAILAASHGELRRQTVRGPLGQSVEAGWGWMPHSRTAIIEMAQASGLQLVPTGQRDACRSSTWGTGELIAAALAAGAQRVVLAIGGSATNDAGSGMLRALGLRLLDADGQALEEGGLALAKLARIDASDLDPRLAEVQFEVAADVDNPLCGTNGASAIFGPQKGASPQQVQALDQALGHFADHCAQLLGEDVRDYPGCGAAGGMGFAARAFMGAQFRPGVEVVAELAGLDALVQGADMVVTGEGRFDAQTLRGKTPMGVSRVAKRHGVPVVVLAGTLGEGYQQLYAHGVDAAFALASGPMSLEQACANAAQLLQARACDIGRLWRVAKRT, encoded by the coding sequence ATGAAAATCGTCATTGCCCCCGACTCGTTCAAGGACAGCCTTGACGCTGCCGGTGTTGCCCGCGCTATCGCCGCAGGCCTGCGCGAGGCGTGGCCGCACGCAGAACTGGTCGAGTGCCCGATGGCTGACGGTGGCGAAGGCACCATGGAGGCGATCCTGGCCGCCAGCCACGGCGAACTGCGCCGCCAGACCGTGCGTGGGCCACTGGGGCAAAGCGTGGAGGCCGGCTGGGGCTGGATGCCGCATAGCCGTACCGCGATCATTGAAATGGCCCAGGCCAGTGGCCTGCAACTGGTGCCAACCGGCCAGCGCGACGCTTGCCGCAGCAGCACCTGGGGCACTGGCGAACTCATCGCCGCAGCCTTGGCCGCCGGCGCGCAACGGGTGGTACTGGCCATCGGCGGCAGCGCCACGAACGATGCCGGCAGCGGCATGTTGCGTGCACTCGGCCTGCGCCTGCTGGACGCTGACGGGCAAGCGCTGGAAGAGGGCGGCCTGGCCCTGGCCAAGCTGGCCCGCATTGACGCCAGCGATCTCGACCCACGGCTCGCCGAAGTGCAATTCGAAGTGGCGGCCGATGTCGACAACCCGCTGTGCGGCACCAACGGTGCTTCTGCAATCTTTGGCCCGCAGAAGGGGGCCAGCCCGCAGCAGGTGCAGGCGCTGGACCAGGCGCTAGGCCATTTTGCCGACCATTGCGCCCAGCTGCTGGGTGAGGATGTACGGGATTACCCAGGTTGTGGCGCTGCCGGTGGCATGGGTTTCGCCGCCCGTGCGTTCATGGGCGCACAGTTCCGCCCGGGAGTGGAGGTGGTGGCTGAGCTGGCTGGCCTCGATGCCCTGGTGCAGGGGGCAGATATGGTGGTGACAGGCGAAGGCCGTTTCGATGCCCAGACATTGCGCGGCAAGACGCCGATGGGTGTGTCCCGGGTAGCCAAGCGTCATGGCGTGCCAGTGGTGGTGCTGGCCGGGACGTTGGGTGAAGGTTATCAGCAGTTGTATGCCCATGGGGTCGATGCTGCATTTGCGTTGGCCAGCGGGCCGATGAGCCTGGAGCAGGCTTGTGCCAATGCTGCGCAGTTGCTGCAGGCGCGGGCTTGTGACATTGGTCGGCTGTGGCGCGTTGCAAAGCGAACATGA
- a CDS encoding putative bifunctional diguanylate cyclase/phosphodiesterase → MIRRSLSSASLLRLLILMLCAATLTFLWGLHMTQKSAARQDALSAKAAEHLNLASIVGESLRQLVDRAQAVGRVTQDDMKVLRQGNFSLARILAEDPVFKRMSLYDRQGRLLSASHADEASALPEDWLRQLQRHVARYGFKPFLPSVQPPGQDATLPNWRLPFMLPLTDLPGREIENILVVQLDIGYLAVLFQHIDLGRSGLVRLLQDDGLERLRIDTSGVVVAGDALQPKLPDTGSETGMLAQYAAGEAYQSLYRHVPERGFSVVVSQRQDEILAPSTLAYARQFWLNLSMTLMIIASLLWTLRLLRKRQEAFSALEQAQQENQQLIGRLEDEHRRSSHAAATDHLSGLHNRRQFVEVAGQALTRQRGKRRLMAILFIDMDRFKSINDSLGHKIGDLLLQAVAGRIQRLLEPGDEASRFGGDEFVVLLAGERSEDQINAWVRELVQRLSATYALDGQEVNTSPSVGVSICPRDGQDIDSLIRSADAAMYSAKQAGRAQYRFFDPSLNLADIQAFTLEQAFGSALAERQFVLHYQPQIRLDTQQVLGYEALVRWDHPDFGLLYPDRFIDLAERSGFIVDLGWEVLRLACEALAGWAAQGCGTRLAVNVSALQLRQGDFAARLLSQLQRYAIAPQQLELEITETTILDPEGPAVAHLHTLRGAGLGISLDDFGRGYAGFAHLHSLPLSKLKIDRSLIAPLSNSPDDSPIVTSTIILAKRLGLEVVAEGVETREQVVCLKLAGCDIAQGYHFSRPLSPAQLREYPPFNGVEERACV, encoded by the coding sequence GTGATACGCCGTTCGCTTTCATCCGCCAGCCTTCTGCGGCTGCTGATCCTGATGCTGTGTGCAGCCACCCTGACCTTTCTCTGGGGGCTGCACATGACGCAGAAATCCGCCGCCCGCCAGGACGCGTTGTCGGCCAAGGCCGCCGAGCACCTGAACCTGGCCAGCATCGTCGGCGAAAGCCTGCGCCAGCTGGTCGACCGCGCCCAGGCTGTTGGCCGGGTCACCCAGGACGACATGAAGGTGCTGCGCCAAGGCAACTTCAGCCTGGCGCGGATACTGGCCGAAGACCCGGTGTTCAAGCGCATGAGCCTGTACGACCGGCAAGGCCGGCTGTTGTCGGCCAGCCATGCCGACGAGGCCAGCGCACTGCCCGAGGACTGGTTACGCCAGCTGCAAAGGCACGTTGCCCGCTATGGTTTCAAGCCCTTTTTGCCCAGCGTGCAGCCGCCTGGCCAGGACGCCACCCTGCCCAACTGGCGCCTGCCCTTTATGCTGCCGTTGACCGACCTGCCGGGCCGCGAGATTGAAAACATCCTCGTGGTGCAACTGGATATCGGCTACCTGGCGGTGCTGTTTCAGCATATCGACCTAGGGCGCAGCGGGCTGGTGCGCCTGCTGCAGGATGACGGCCTGGAGCGGCTGCGCATAGACACCAGTGGCGTGGTGGTCGCCGGCGATGCGTTGCAGCCCAAACTGCCGGATACCGGTAGCGAAACGGGCATGCTGGCCCAATACGCAGCCGGCGAAGCGTACCAGAGCCTTTACCGCCATGTACCCGAGCGCGGGTTCAGCGTAGTGGTCAGCCAGCGCCAGGATGAAATCCTCGCGCCTTCGACCCTGGCCTATGCCCGACAATTCTGGTTGAACCTGAGCATGACGCTGATGATCATCGCCAGCCTGCTGTGGACCTTGCGCCTTTTGCGCAAGCGACAGGAGGCCTTTAGCGCACTGGAACAGGCCCAGCAGGAAAACCAGCAGCTTATCGGCCGTCTTGAGGACGAACACCGGCGCAGCAGCCACGCCGCTGCCACCGACCACCTCAGCGGGCTGCACAACCGCCGCCAGTTCGTCGAGGTGGCCGGCCAGGCGCTGACCCGCCAGCGTGGCAAGCGCCGGTTGATGGCAATCCTGTTCATCGACATGGACCGCTTCAAGTCGATCAACGATTCGCTCGGGCACAAGATCGGCGACCTGCTGCTGCAGGCTGTGGCCGGGCGCATCCAGCGTTTGCTGGAGCCCGGTGACGAGGCTTCGCGCTTTGGCGGCGACGAATTCGTGGTATTGCTGGCCGGCGAGCGCAGCGAAGACCAGATCAATGCCTGGGTCCGTGAATTGGTCCAGCGGTTGTCGGCCACCTATGCCCTTGACGGTCAGGAGGTCAACACCAGCCCAAGCGTGGGCGTGAGCATCTGCCCGCGCGATGGCCAGGACATCGACAGCCTGATCCGTAGTGCCGACGCCGCAATGTACTCTGCCAAGCAGGCCGGTCGGGCCCAGTACCGCTTCTTCGACCCCTCGCTGAACCTTGCCGACATCCAGGCCTTCACCCTCGAACAGGCGTTCGGCAGCGCCTTGGCCGAGCGCCAGTTCGTGCTGCACTACCAGCCGCAGATCCGCCTCGACACCCAGCAGGTGCTGGGCTACGAAGCGCTGGTGCGTTGGGACCACCCCGATTTCGGCCTGCTGTACCCGGACCGCTTCATCGACCTGGCGGAGCGCAGCGGCTTTATAGTCGACCTGGGCTGGGAGGTGTTGCGCCTGGCCTGTGAGGCTTTGGCGGGCTGGGCTGCCCAGGGCTGCGGAACGCGGCTGGCCGTCAATGTGTCCGCCCTGCAACTGCGCCAGGGCGACTTCGCTGCGCGGTTGCTCAGCCAACTGCAACGGTATGCCATTGCCCCGCAGCAGCTAGAGCTGGAAATTACTGAAACCACCATCCTCGACCCCGAAGGTCCGGCAGTGGCGCACCTTCACACACTGCGCGGCGCCGGCCTGGGCATCAGCCTGGATGATTTCGGCCGCGGCTACGCCGGCTTCGCCCATCTGCATTCGCTGCCATTGAGCAAGCTCAAGATCGACCGCTCGTTGATAGCGCCGCTGTCCAACAGCCCCGATGACAGCCCGATCGTGACCTCCACCATTATCCTGGCCAAGCGCCTGGGCCTGGAAGTGGTCGCCGAAGGCGTGGAAACCCGCGAACAGGTGGTGTGCCTGAAGCTCGCCGGCTGTGATATCGCCCAGGGTTACCACTTCAGCCGGCCACTGTCGCCGGCGCAGTTGCGCGAGTACCCGCCGTTCAATGGTGTCGAGGAGAGGGCATGCGTGTAA
- a CDS encoding LysR family transcriptional regulator, protein MIETRLLRQFIAVAEELHFHKAAERLHMAQPPLSQAINRLEEKLGFSLLLRNKRGVRLTAAGAAFLDTAYRTLAELEQGIEYARNVSSGVSGKLTITAISIAYYDSLLSSLRRFRETYPNVQLTIREMPSASQAKALLAGEADIGFMRRLPLPTGALEARLLLDEQIVMALPASHPKAQQGEVDLCEFADEDFVFTPQALGGGYHAQLLALCEAAGFYPKVVQEAAQIHTLLGLVACGFGVALVPASFVGSTARERVQFCAIRPLNEQPAPGIGLYMKWNAQNASPALANFIAMFDCQPIIK, encoded by the coding sequence ATGATCGAAACACGTTTGCTCAGGCAGTTCATCGCTGTGGCCGAAGAATTGCACTTTCACAAGGCCGCCGAACGCCTGCACATGGCGCAGCCGCCGCTGAGTCAGGCGATCAACCGCCTTGAAGAAAAATTGGGCTTCAGCCTGCTGCTGCGTAACAAGCGCGGAGTGCGCTTGACCGCAGCGGGGGCGGCGTTTCTCGACACGGCCTACCGCACGCTGGCTGAGCTGGAACAAGGGATCGAGTACGCCCGCAATGTGTCTTCAGGGGTCAGCGGCAAGCTGACCATCACCGCCATTTCCATTGCCTATTACGACTCGCTACTGAGTAGCTTGCGGCGTTTTCGCGAGACTTACCCGAACGTGCAGTTGACCATTCGCGAAATGCCATCCGCCTCGCAGGCCAAGGCTCTGCTGGCCGGTGAGGCGGACATCGGCTTCATGCGCAGGCTGCCGCTGCCGACCGGCGCCCTTGAAGCACGTTTGTTGCTTGACGAGCAGATCGTCATGGCCTTGCCCGCCAGCCACCCCAAGGCGCAGCAGGGAGAAGTCGACCTGTGCGAGTTTGCCGATGAGGATTTCGTATTCACCCCGCAAGCCTTGGGCGGTGGCTATCACGCGCAGCTGCTGGCGCTGTGCGAGGCGGCGGGTTTTTATCCCAAGGTCGTGCAGGAGGCGGCGCAGATCCATACACTGCTGGGCCTGGTAGCCTGCGGTTTTGGCGTGGCCCTGGTGCCGGCCTCGTTCGTCGGTTCCACTGCGCGTGAGCGCGTGCAGTTCTGCGCGATCCGGCCGCTCAATGAGCAACCCGCGCCCGGGATCGGCCTGTACATGAAATGGAACGCCCAGAACGCTTCGCCAGCATTGGCCAACTTCATTGCCATGTTCGATTGCCAGCCCATCATCAAGTAG